The following is a genomic window from Anoplopoma fimbria isolate UVic2021 breed Golden Eagle Sablefish unplaced genomic scaffold, Afim_UVic_2022 Un_contig_13569_pilon_pilon, whole genome shotgun sequence.
aagaaaagcagcaaaaaagaaaacaataatttatttcctattcatttgaattatgtgtttttatgcaaacaGCTATAGATGACATGAagtataaagaaaacatttggagTTTTTGACTGTCAACACTGACTGTGCAGTTGAAATTATTCTTCAGGATGGCGATGAttggacatttgtttttttatatatatattttatatatatatatatagtttttttaatacacagGTGTCGGATAGGTACTATGATAACATGTACAGGTATCGGAATCTGGATGGAATAAAATGGCAATGCAACATctctaccaaaaaaaaaaatttagaTCACAgaaaaatctacacaaaaacgTAATAAATGAATGGTGTGGTGCAGATGAATTTTCTTGTGATATGTTATTCCTCGATTCTCGcatgatcttgttttttgcgAGGATCTAGCTTCACCTCTATGAAAGCTACTtcgatcatttattttacaaaattggtGCCCACAAGCAATATTGGAAAAAGAAATTGAGGCTCAAATGCTATACAGATTGAACTATTAACATTATCTCTTGTCAGCTCCTCTGTGCTCTGTGTAAACAGCCTGCAGTTCGTTCGCAGTTTCACAACGTTTTTGTGACGCAACGGTTTGTCTCAGCCAAGTCAATCATGCCTATCCCTATTGACGGGAGCTGaatctaatgtttttttactagaTGTGGTCATTGCAGATGGATTAACATTGACATttgaaatgagacatgtagaacaaaatgattttgtttgtaGACATGATGTGTTTAAGGTCTGCCAGAAAGttgaaaatctgacaataaatTCTGTTTTCACCACTTCTTGCTATGACAAACggagacattttttaaagggtTTCAGAGGGTTAAACACGCTCCCACCAACACAGTCCTTTGAGCAGCATCTGTCAGAATCCCTGCTCAGAATTGTGCAGCAGTTAAAGTAGAGCTCCACTGTGCTCTGGGTAACCGTACCTGGAAATTCTTGCATATCTTGAAGGCGTGGCTGTGTCTGATCCTCTCTGGCTCAGGAAGACTCCTCAGTTTCATCTGATTGTAGAGCAAGTTCTTTGCTTCAGGTAGGGGCTGTATGTGGAGACACAACAACAGGCTCATAAAGCAACAGTCATCACTACTTGTGTATGGACGTGGCAGACAGGTGTCAGTTCAAACAAGCGCTCACATACCAGACTCTGGTCGATGATACAGAACATGAACATGTCGTGCAGAATTATGTGAGCTGGATTTTTAGGATTGAAAGCGACGTGGGTGATGGGGGTGTCCCTCTCCAGCCACAGAGCGTGCAGTCCTTGTTTCTGCAGCTTCCGACTCCACTCTGTGTACTCCTTCTGCACCAGAGAGTACTCAAAtatctgcaacacacacacacagcaggacacAGGCATTGTAAGGAGACCTGAAGCTATCTCAATATTAGCTTTAAGAAACTTTTCTGTGTGGTCCTCTTATAATGTGGTGAGCAGAGCACATGGTTTATAAGATAACGGAGTCTGAAGCAGTGTTACCTGCTGGTCAGCATGCACCACAACAAGGTTGCTGGTTGTTGGGTGGACGGCTATGGCAGTGGGACACGAGCCATACACTGGAACCGTACAATGATGCTGCAAACATAAAGGGACATTGGTAGTTTACTGTTGTTGCTTTAGcaaaaatgattatattttacCTAGATAGAGTTAAAACTCACCTTTAGCTTGTCGATGTTGTAGACATGGATCTCGCAGTCCGTGTTTGCTGTAGCGAGCCATTTGCCATCCTCACTGGGGAACAGCAGGTGGACCGGCTGTCTGGAGCCtggaggtcacacacacacacaacactttaGAAAACAGAAAGCTGCAGGGTGCTAGGTTAAGTGGTGTGATTGTGTGTGGTGCAACTTTTCACTTTGCGTCAACGATTATAGTGTAGTATACGGCACTACGTTttcaaaaagtttgttttatttaacttgaCATCTGGGGCAACATTTAACGTCTCgtaaaaatgcaacaaacacatttatcttGAATAGTGGATATGTGTATGAATGTAGATGACAACACTGAATGGCCTTTAAGAAACCTTAAAGTATTCATGTTTGACTTTGTCCGACTAGATTCTACGGGGATGTTATTGTAAATGAAGCACACTAATTAAGGTACAGTGATTgcattaaaagaacattttatttcttccatTATGATTTTAAGAGCAACTTACCAGCCCGTTCTAGCTTTAACACGCTCTCTTCACCAATTCATAACTACAATTACAGAATGACTATTGTATGTCTCCGACAACCAGTCATGTTAGTTTACATCCATGTATCTCCAAAGgctcatcacttcatcattttatcctattagacatttgtatGAAATTGTTTTAATAAGCTTATGAAGTCAGTGGGTGGGCAATATGACCTAAATTGATACAGTATTTTTGTTTGGAGATGAGAAAGGAAGAGCAGGTGCTGTCCACTGTACCAGGATAGGGTTAGCATTATACTGTTCAACACTAACAACATGTCACCTGGTTCaattcaaactgtttttacatttagacATATTTATGTTCTTTGGTTTATACAGTGGAACCTATAGGCTtactttacacacaaaaacattgcaTAATTATTGTGTAATAAAAGTATGTTTGTATACATTATTGAAAACATACCTTTTTCTTACGTATATGTACAGTTAAAGACATACTTCTATAattcaaatccaaaataatgcaaacacaaagatgaaataaagaagGTGTTAATAATTTTAGTAAATCATTTTGAATAGACTGTGGCAGGAATAAATTCTGGTACATGACTGTAAAGTGACCCTCGTTTTTACAATCATTGTCACTTTTTTGACTCTGTCGAATATGATTAACATTAGTGATTGGATTCAGACTCACTTGACTTGGGTTTCAGCGTATGAAGGTATTTGCACTCTGGCTGGTTGAGGGCAACGACGATGACTGAAGAATTGCTGGAGGAAGCGAAGAGTTTGGAGGAGTCAGTGGAGAAGCAGAGCTGGTGGGCGAGCGAAGGTCCTTAGGTAGTTTGGACACctagagggaggaagaggaggagacgagaAGAGTGAGCTTCATCGTGGTCATGTACACAGTCTATTACAGTGTAACACGGAAATcctcaaacacaaatacaatgtCTCTACATTTAGCTCAAGCTCTAAACAGACTTGGAGTGAGCCAGTTAGTGAGGTTTAGTGTGGGTTTACTTAACATCCCATATACAGATCACTACGTTGATGTGTGAACAAGGACTGATCCAGACAGTAGTATACAGAGCAGCACAGTCAGTGTTGAGGAGCCCACCTTGGCgatgctgatgttgttgttcTGTAATCTGTAAAGACGGAAACTGGAGACAGTAGAGTATGCCAGCCAGCCTCCACATGGAGACAAAGCACTGCAGCAGATGTGATCCTCCCCTGCAGAAATCAGCACACAGTCAGCTTTCCGTTTCAATATCCTCAAAActcaaagatgaaataaaacaggcaCAGAACAACCAAAGGCAGTGAGGTCAACTGACATGGATGGACCTCCTGGGGTGGTCTATGTCCACTTTTAAAGACTAGAAAAgaggtttgttgttgttgtggggaaatgatggaaaaaaagctCATCACACAAAGTCAATAGTGTGAGAAAGTAGATTGATTGTCTCGTCTGTAGCCCTACATTTTGGTCAGATTCATACAGGAAAAGTTTGCATCAATTAGCTTTCACAAATTcattttacttgttttcatTATCAAGTTGTAGCATCTGGAGCAAACGTTTTGGATATTAGTGCATACCAAATACACAATGTTGACTAAAAGCATAAATTACCACAAACTTATCAATAATGGCCTCTAAAGCCCCTTGAGTATGTAGGCATGGCTTTTTATGACAACATACTGTGGTGTTGCTGGAATGACTCACATTAATTGAGTTAAAGTGCttccattaaaagaaaaaagaaaaaatcccaaAGGTAGTATGGTTAAGATATGGTTAAAGCTGAGTGAtaagagaaagatgaaaaaaaaaaagcctaagcTGTAAAGGTTAAAGAAAGATTAggtgaatgaaaataaaaaaactacatggTTATAGTTTGTTTAAAGCGGGCAGCACAACAAGTGGACAACACAATATTGACACGTTGTCGCCTTGACAAATGAGTTGACAAGTATTTGCCCATTTACACAGCTCACACAGTAATATTAGCAATTGTGTGCTAAAGAGAATATTACAATAATCACCGTTTTGGTCTACACCAACTTCAAAGAAAAGTATCTGTCCCTCTAGCAATGCTCACTATGCTCACCACTACGTACTTCATTACATAATAGACAGTAcagagatgacaggaaatgaagatGGTAACAGCGTGCTacagctagtcgctaactttaCTATGGGTTTAGTCAAGATTTTTCTCAGAAAATGTGGTTTATGCAAGCAGTGTTTGCAGactggaaaaccaaaacagctACTGTAACTGGCATAATTATGTagctatatatagatatacagcTGTACTGTATATCTATATTAGCCAGCCGgctcataaaaaaacagctatttGTTTACATGGATGTTTTAGCCAGTATCAGGTGCTATCCATGTACTATTAGCTACTGTGCTAACTGTAAAGTGATAGTGTGCTTATGCTGCGATTGTGGCATGGCTGTTTAGCCAAATCTCACATTATGAAAGCAGTATGGCACTGCGGATGGCAGCCACTGCGGAACACTCTATGGTGCCTActtctttctgtttattttgtcatttttcagcTCCCTTTCCGATTACATTCACCAGGGAGAGTGTTTTGCAGAGACTAGTTGTAGGAGCAGCAGCTCTCAACTAGATTTTCAGGATAAGCAGACGGGGGGAGTGCACCAGAGTACTGGGCTGTATAACTGCACTCCCCTCTATACATCTGGAATATGTATGCTCTCTGGCCAACATGATTGATGAACTGATGATTCTCAACAAAGCAGCAGTATAAAAACAGAGTCAATTTCGATTTGTCCACATACTTAGCAAATAAAGCTGATCATgtatcaattaataaataaaaagatttgtcTGTATCGAAACATGCAAAAGCCCctcataatatataaaaaaaaaaaagcgatgTGAGATTGTTTCACCTGTCTAACACAGACGGTTTCAGAGGAAGTTAAGCTTCCACTGAGCCATACAGATGTCATGTTTTTGAATGGAATACAAAGATCAAGACACACCTTCCTCTTCAGCTGgatcagtttctctggttttctCTTCACAGGAAGGCTGTCGCCAGGCTTTCCTGTtatcaaacacaatgaaatacatttcatacacTTTAACAACTGTTCAAAGCTGTTGTGCCTTTTCATTAGATCTCCTTTAGTTTGTTTGCCACTTCGCATTCTAATGTTTTACTCACCATGCTCGTCGCTCTCCCCTAGTCTCCACAGCTCTAAATGATCTGGGAACTGGAAGAGCAGCAGTCCTGCTTTCTTTGCGCAACAAACCAGGCTTCTCTACatgggagacagacagagataagCATGTCACCATGGGAACAGtcatgatatacatttttttatatattttccccTTCCTTTCAATCTGCACTCAATACTCCATAATGACAAAGCCAACATAGGATTCaattttttacaaatacattataaaaataatatccCAGTGACATAAGTGTTCAGAGCACCTTTGGCAGTGATTACAACCTTGAGTCTTCTTGGTACAGCTAGGTATTGTTTAAGAAAATACAGAGCCAGTATAAATACCTGTACAAATACCAGTACCCTGGAAGTGATACAGACATCAATAGAGTACTTCATAAGATACCCATCCTATGAAAAGAAGCTGTGTGTCCTGCCGGAGAGTTATGGACACACCACTGCAAAGCTCTCACACAGCAGTTACTGCTGATAGCGTGTCCGCAATTGTTTGCACGGCCAGAGTGACGTCACACCCGGCCCTTCACGGAGGTCTCTGCATACATGCACTTTTGgatcttttcattcattcaatatGCACTGGCTATTTTCAACTATCTTCTTCTACTTTATCCACATGTACCCCCttgtttaaatgtcaatattgaattgatcaaaaaaaaaaaaaaaaaaaaatctgagaggTGAATTTTTTTGCTACTAAATATGTACTCACATGTGGGAAAGCCATTTTGCGCATCGCTGACTCCTGGGTGTTCTTTTCCACCTTGTCCAACAGGGGACGCACTACCAGCTGGGTGTCCATACCTGACAGGATTACAATCATCAACATCTTCTTGTCATATGAtatgttcacatttaaaatgtaataaaacatttttttggaaTGTATGTCATTGTGCagtaaatgtttctgtgtttaggacataactaaaaacaaacatggtgtCTGATTTAATACCAATAATAAGGATATGCACATATCTGATTAGTTATGTGTTGTACATGACATCAGAGGGCATTATTGTGTCTCATTGATGGCTTTGGCTATGCTTTagcattaaaataatgttgGATAAAAGATGAATGCCATCAATAACTGTTTTAGAGTCTGAATAGTTTAAACCAGAGTAATGCCAGGTTCAGACTACACAATATCAGCTGACCAAAAAAAGGGCATTATTTATGGGTATCAAGGAGGACAACGGCAGACGCAACATCTGGGACGCCTCACTGCTATGGACGTCACTGTTTGTTTAAGTTCTTGTTCCCAGAAGCCATACTCTAGCACCTACtttctgatgacatcacacgGGTTATGATGGACTGCAAGCTTTGATTGGTCTGGGACCAACGTGTGGTCTGTAAACTCTCTTGGCCGAGTCAAGATAAGAATTCATTGCTATTATTACCTAATCTGACGCAGTGACCATAATAGAAGACAAAATTATTGTGTAGTCGAAACCTGAGCTGAGAGTGTGCAGCCATGCTCGGTGAGACGGATCTAAATACAAAAGACTCAGGCTAGTATAGCAATatgttcacaatgacaatgcatATGTGTTCATGGTGGTAGCATTCTAATGTTGGCTAACTGGCTGAGACTGATGGGAATATAATTTCTTCCCTCAAAATACCTttccattttgaattttttttccagtgcATAAAAGCATAAGTGAAACTAGATCATTAATGAATGACAAAGGTGCTTGCATATGGGCTCTACATCTTTTGGATAGCAGTTTTTCTTCGGGGCTTCTGTAACGCATCAAGCCTCTGTGGCAGGCGACCCCACACCTATGAGagacagtgtatgtgtgtatatgcatgtatgtatgcatctaaacataaatataaatcataGACCAACAGCAGTTTTTACACTGACCTCCAGACACCACAGCAGTTTCGGTATGGACGAGAGCCCTCACATCATGCGAGTGGTTTTTAAAGGTCCTGGTTCGAACCCAATCCTTATCCTGCTGGTCCACAGTAGCGGAGATGAACTGAAACTGGACGACGGTGCCCTCTGACGTCCCGGCTACCAGACTGCTCTCATCCTTTTAAAACATAAGAAGGTTTAACATCACTGTTTCTCTGAGGATGTGCACCTTATCCTGCCCTCAGATAAGAAGTTGTGCCCTAATTTTTGGTGACAAACTTTACCtgtgaaacagacagagacagaacatCCCACTTGGTGACCAGGTGACTTCTGACCAGAGTTCCTGTGAGTCCATCCCAGACCTGGATCTTTCCTGCAGAGTCACCGCTAACAATGGTGTGGTCAGACAGGAAGGCAATGCTCCAAACCACCACCTCTCTGCTCTTGGATGCTCCAACACCTCTCTCCACCAGCAGCCTGTGTGTGGCGTGGCCTGTAGTccacaaaagcaaacaaaattaataaaaattcaCAATCTTATCACTGGGGGATATTTTAGGAATACATGGAGTTTAGAGTTAACATTTGCAAATATCATCTTCTAATGTTCCATTTTTAACTGATGGTGGGCTCTGTGCTATTGTTCAGGATCGGGTTGTATCGACTTACCCGTCTCAGCATCAAAGATTCTGATCATGTCCATCATGCCGGCAGCAATCAGTGTACCAGAGGGATGCCAGGAGAGAGATATAATGCGACCTTGAAGatcacataaaacataattaaactgTGAATGTCACTAAGGGGCTTTCACACCTGTAattgattgaaaaaatataACACATTGTTGCATTATAGTTCTggtctgttttcatttctccttggaggaaaacaaaaatgaattatcaTCACTACACAAAGGTAAAACCACACCAGTGGTCCATACTGGCTGTCATACACTGAGCATGAACaaatctgttttcttgtttctagataaaaaaaaatgggctTTCCACATTTTGGACACTGGTCACATACAGGAGCTAAAATAATAAGAGTAATTATCTGGACATAGGCGTGTATTTATAAAGGTATGAATGAAGATGTATCAATGAACACAACTGCCAGCTGATAATAAGAAATACTTCTGAATCAGCTCGTTGTCTTACCTTTTGCCTGTCAAGGTTTCTTTGAAACTGAATCCTCTCCTCAAGTATTTCAAACATCTTCACCGTCCCATCCTCACAACCGACCTGACAAGGAAAACATCCATTCAATGAATTATCAAAAGCTGAAGGCTCGTCACCTAGATTCCAAACATTAGCCTGGGCGGAATAATTTGAGCATCAGGCGTGGACTATCCACAAGTTCTTCACTGACCGCTAAGAGTGTTCCCTGGCCGTTGCCGCTGATGGCCCAGATCGGTCCTCCGTAGGCCTCCACCGTGTACCTGGGCCTGAGGTTCTCCAGATCATACTCAGTGATCTCTCCATTCAAACCAGCACTGAACAGACGTCGGCCCACCCAGCACAGAGCCTCGGCAGCCCTGCCGTCCTGTCCTGGGATGACctgaaacataataaaaaaataaaaataaaaacaaaacaggtctGGAGGTTATCCTCTACACAGATTTGCTTTCTAGCCTCACACCCAGCTCTTGAAGGGAGGCAGTGATGTGCAAAACTCCATTGACCAATTAAGCAGTCTGGTGGTTTGTTTTGAACTTCTACAAAGCGCATGGAAAGGAGAATGAGTCTTGAGATTTGAGCACTGAGGAGCACTCTCTGCTCTactggtagagcagggtcgtctgCTATCAGAGGACCAGTGTTTCGATCCCGGCTTCTGTACTCTTTGCATGGTAGCcagtgaatgggtgaatgacgaCATGTAGTGTCTGATGACACTCCCGGCCATCAGTCTATGAATGCTAGTGAATGGTATGTCATTCAACATACATGACATACTACAGTGGTTAATCAATTTATGTTTGAATGTTAACTATTCTTTAAAACTTGCCTTACAAAAAGCTGTCATCAACCCACACAATGTAGACACCGAGCACATGGAGCTTCTTTCATTCAGTCTGCTTCAAAGTGCTGTTTGGTTGTTAATACAGATGGCCGAATGAAGCCGATgactttagatttttttttcatacacacGTGGATCATGTGGGAAGGCTGTGTGGGGTATTTCTGAGTAGTTCCCTTACCTTTTCCTGGAAGTAGTTGTCAGCGAAGTTGAAGATCTCCAGAGCTCCGTCGGCCCGGGCCAGAGCGAGCCGCTCAGTGCGGCTGTTAAACGCCATGGCTCGGATAGCGGTGGGCATGTAGTCGAAGAACCGAACCCGGTGCACCTTGAACTCACCCATTTTAACtagtaagaaaaacacaaacaggaggcGGATTGAAGCTGGGCAGGCGACGGCAAAGCACGAGCTTAAAACCCGCTGTCCGTTAGCTAAATGTAAAACCTCACAGGTCAGACACACCGAGAGACAACTATCGGTTCTTTTGACTCCTACAGTATTTACAGCCCtcataaaataaaagcttaCCCGATGTTTTACCTCCACGGTCACTAAGCTGTCTTTGCTTTTAACTCCACGCTGGAAAACATCAGCGGCCACGTTGAGAACCTTTGAACCGGTAACGAATCACCCAAACAGGAAACACGTCATCTCACTGCGCGGGAAATACTGCCGGAGTATAAACACAGCCTGCATGGTTAGAGATATCAGAACTGCTGTTTTGGGATCCGTTAGTGTTCTTGTACTATTTCATCTTGTTAATGTTACACGACAGTCTTCGCTATCTGTCAGGACGATGGTTCAGATAGTCATAAggtaatgtatttgtatttctgcCGATTTATAGGCGACTTCAAGTTTATAATGTCTGGAGGACGTCCGCAGTAGTTTTGTAAGGGTACAGTGAATAAGATAATCCTAAATATATCACAAGGGGTCATGTTTGTCCAGCAACATCTCTGTCCCCATGAATTACTTCCTCATAATTTCTTTCAAATGTGTTGAATATCTATAACAAATggcttaaaatataaatgtaaaggtattattaatcacattaacaCAGAACAATGACATGAATagtacttaaaaaaatgtatgtatgtatgtacagtaccagtcaaaagtttggacacaccttctcattgaatggtttttctttattttttaatttttttctacattgtagattaatattgaagacatccaaactatgaaggaacacatatggaattatgtggtaaacaaacaaatgcttaacaaaccagaatatgtattcttcaaagtagttgaatgagaaggtgtgtccaaaacttttgactggtactgtatgtatatagaAGTAGACTGTGTCTCCAATTCCATTGAGACCATTTTCAGAAAGTGACatcattttttgaaaagaaacttaaaggaataaaATAGGATTGGCACAAACTTTTACTCATgtctttttcatgtttcatgatCTCCATCTATTTGTCACACTGTAAATTATAAAGAAAGTTggttaataatttaaaaacattttatacagtTATAAAAGTTATACTTATGTGTAGAAGGTGAGCTATCTACATCTGGGTCACTCACTGAGCTTCAAATTTCCCACCTTGTTAGGCCTATAGACCAATATAACCCAGGCCACTGTTAAGGATTATTATTTGAGTGCCTGAGGTTGGCAATATGTTTTCTTGACTGTTAAACATGTCACTATTGTTATATAATATTCTTATATAATGCATAACAAGAATGACCCATAGACAAAACACTGAACTGAAAAGTAGCTAATGGGCGTACTGTACCGTCTAGTGTCAGCAACATTGTCAGAATACTATTTGGTAGCTCATGTATGAGGGCAGTTTCCTGTGACACTCTTCGTTTAGGGCTCAGGTGGTAAGGAACCAGCTGTCAGACCCCTCTCCTACAGTTCAGACATTGTATTACTATGGAGTTTTAAAATTAAGTCTTTCCAGGTATCCTCAGTTGATGTTAGTGTGCATCACTCTCTGCTCTTGCAGGGGCAGTGTGGATGGCAGCAGTCCTCCAGAATGGCTGCTGGTAGAGCTGCAGGGAGAAATGGTTTCCAGGCACAACTCTGGTCTGGCAGGAAATATAATGGGAGACCTGCTCTACACCAAAGAGGTAAACTAAACTGAAACGCACACTGTCGCTCTTCAAATACAAACTGAGTTTTAGAAACACTCATTGGCCCCGAACAAAACTAGCTAATCTGGAGTCGACAGTAAGGGTAACCTAACCAGCCttttgagaaattggcaaccaattCTTTGCTTATGATTGCCACCAGTGGCAACCactttttaacatgtaaaaatatgcaAAGCAATATGGGCACCCCAAAATTGTTAGTTACACTAAGATGAGATCATGATATCATATTACTGTATATCCATGTCAATTAATTAACACTATCATAGAAGAGAAAGAACATCAGTAAATCCTAACATTAGAGAAGCTGGAAGCATAGAATTGTTGGCATTTTGCTAGAAAATGACTTACGATAATAAACAATGCAATTAATTGAGTTTTTCTTTCGTTTTTAGTAATTTAGTATTGAATCACAAACAGCTAAATAAAACCGTGCTAACAGTGTGAAGCTgggaggatatatatatatataaaagtaactTCTTATCCTGTTAATTTGGAAActacaaagtattgagatgttttttctgGACCTGTACGTTGGTCCATTTCTCCTCTACTCTCCCTGCTGTTGCTCGTGTTACA
Proteins encoded in this region:
- the LOC129088599 gene encoding LOW QUALITY PROTEIN: U3 small nucleolar RNA-associated protein 4 homolog (The sequence of the model RefSeq protein was modified relative to this genomic sequence to represent the inferred CDS: inserted 1 base in 1 codon) yields the protein MGEFKVHRVRFFDYMPTAIRAMAFNSRTERLALARADGALEIFNFADNYFQEKVIPGQDGRAAEALCWVGRRLFSAGLNGEITEYDLENLRPRYTVEAYGGPIWAISGNGQGTLLAVGCEDGTVKMFEILEERIQFQRNLDRQKFNYVLCDLQGRIISLSWHPSGTLIAAGMMDMIRIFDAETGHATHRLLVERGVGASKSREVVVWSIAFLSDHTIVSGDSAGKIQVWDGLTGTLVRSHLVTKWDVLSLSVSQDESSLVAGTSEGTVVQFQFISATVDQQDKDWVRTRTFKNHSHDVRALVHTETAVVSGGMDTQLVVRPLLDKVEKNTQESAMRKMAFPHRSLVCCAKKAGLLLFQFPDHLELWRLGESDEHGKPGDSLPVKRKPEKLIQLKRKVSDCVLISAGEDHICCSALSPCGGWLAYSTVSSFRLYRLQNNNISIAKVSKLPKDLXLAHQLCFSTDSSKLFASSSNSSVIVVALNQPECKYLHTLKPKSSSRQPVHLLFPSEDGKWLATANTDCEIHVYNIDKLKHHCTVPVYGSCPTAIAVHPTTSNLVVVHADQQIFEYSLVQKEYTEWSRKLQKQGLHALWLERDTPITHVAFNPKNPAHIILHDMFMFCIIDQSLPLPEAKNLLYNQMKLRSLPEPERIRHSHAFKICKNFQHLMCVSLLEDHSLVVVERPLLDIMSQLPAPVRQKKFAT